A single region of the Rhizobium sp. NLR16a genome encodes:
- a CDS encoding flagellin, protein MTVKITSAAAVNALAVLRSINKEASQTQQQVSSGYRIETAADDASYWSVATVMRSDSTNLGTIGDALGLGAAKVDATYTAMNSALDLVSQIRAKLVAAREPGTDKDKINAEISEYKEQLKTVVESTSFAGENWLLNSDKTAPPAWSVISGFVRASTGEYQAQTIDFPSSQTILIDKNNASGGLFTKAIDAQAINNSGTGPRNYYLLDAGSTTPATGSEIAIGKNTTDAQLVDMLDVTDSLFSSLTTTAASIGVMKTRIDDQIDYAADLSDSIDKSVGALVDTDMDEASIRQKAIETQKQMAVEAISILNTAASKILILLE, encoded by the coding sequence ATGACCGTTAAGATTACCAGCGCGGCCGCGGTGAATGCACTTGCGGTGCTGCGCAGCATCAACAAAGAAGCCAGTCAGACCCAGCAGCAAGTTTCTTCGGGCTATCGGATCGAGACGGCCGCAGACGATGCCTCCTACTGGTCGGTCGCCACTGTCATGCGCTCGGATAGCACCAATCTCGGCACGATCGGCGATGCGCTGGGTCTCGGCGCTGCCAAGGTGGATGCGACCTACACGGCAATGAATTCGGCGCTCGATCTCGTCAGCCAGATCCGCGCCAAGCTGGTTGCTGCAAGAGAGCCCGGCACCGACAAGGACAAGATCAATGCCGAGATCAGCGAATATAAGGAGCAGCTGAAGACCGTTGTCGAATCAACGTCGTTTGCAGGCGAGAACTGGTTGCTGAACAGTGACAAGACCGCGCCGCCGGCATGGTCGGTCATTTCAGGCTTCGTGCGCGCCTCGACGGGCGAATACCAGGCCCAGACCATCGACTTCCCTTCGTCGCAGACCATCCTCATCGACAAGAACAATGCGAGCGGTGGCCTGTTCACCAAGGCGATTGACGCCCAGGCGATCAACAACAGCGGCACCGGACCGCGGAATTATTACCTGCTGGACGCCGGTTCGACCACGCCGGCGACGGGCAGCGAAATCGCGATCGGCAAGAACACCACCGACGCCCAGCTCGTCGACATGCTCGATGTGACCGACTCCCTGTTCTCCTCACTGACGACGACGGCAGCCTCCATCGGTGTGATGAAGACGCGTATCGACGATCAGATCGATTACGCCGCTGATCTGTCGGATTCGATCGACAAAAGCGTCGGCGCGCTCGTCGATACCGATATGGATGAGGCTTCGATCCGCCAGAAGGCGATTGAAACCCAGAAGCAGATGGCCGTCGAAGCGATCTCGATCCTCAACACGGCAGCGAGCAAGATCCTCATTCTGCTGGAATAG
- a CDS encoding flagellin, with amino-acid sequence MTSILTNVAAMAALQTLRGINDSLEDTQNHVSSGYRVEKAADNAAYWSIATTMRSDNKALSAVSDALGLGAAKVDTAYSAMDSAIDVISEIKAKIVAATEKGVDKTKVQEEIGQLQQQLLSIAQSASFSGENWVAGADGTKSVVSTFVRDGNGNVSVKTTDYVLDTSSTGNVLFGMTSTGTIETSSGIIGTSYGTIGSIYSMDISTFGSAEISMALTSIEAGLEAMTKAASQLGSISTRIELQENFVGALTDSIDSGVGRLVDADMEEESSKLTALQTQQQLAIQSLSIANSSAQNILTLFRS; translated from the coding sequence ATGACCAGCATTTTGACGAACGTCGCGGCAATGGCCGCTCTTCAGACACTCCGCGGAATCAACGACAGCCTCGAAGACACGCAGAACCACGTCTCGTCGGGTTATCGTGTTGAAAAGGCTGCCGACAATGCCGCCTACTGGTCGATCGCAACGACCATGCGTTCGGACAACAAGGCGCTTTCGGCCGTGTCCGACGCTCTCGGTCTAGGCGCCGCCAAGGTCGACACCGCTTACTCCGCCATGGACAGCGCCATTGACGTCATCAGCGAGATCAAGGCGAAGATCGTTGCCGCAACCGAAAAGGGCGTCGACAAGACCAAGGTCCAGGAAGAAATCGGTCAGCTGCAGCAGCAGCTGCTCAGCATCGCACAGTCGGCTTCCTTCTCCGGTGAAAACTGGGTCGCCGGTGCCGACGGCACCAAGAGCGTCGTGTCGACCTTCGTCCGCGACGGAAACGGCAACGTCTCGGTCAAGACGACGGACTACGTCCTGGACACGAGCTCTACGGGCAATGTTCTTTTCGGCATGACCTCGACCGGTACGATCGAGACGAGTTCCGGCATTATCGGCACGTCCTACGGCACGATCGGTTCGATCTACTCTATGGACATCAGCACCTTCGGTTCGGCTGAGATTTCCATGGCCCTGACCTCGATTGAGGCCGGCCTCGAAGCGATGACCAAGGCTGCATCGCAACTCGGTTCGATTTCGACGCGTATCGAATTGCAGGAAAACTTCGTCGGAGCGCTCACCGATTCGATCGATTCGGGCGTCGGCCGCCTCGTCGATGCTGACATGGAAGAGGAATCGAGCAAGCTGACGGCGTTGCAGACCCAGCAGCAGCTGGCGATCCAGTCGCTGTCGATCGCCAACTCCAGCGCTCAGAACATCCTCACGCTGTTCCGCAGCTAA
- a CDS encoding flagellin: MTSINTNNAAMAALQTLRGVNQGLQTTQAHVSSGYRVGKAADNAAYWSIATTMRSDNKALSAVSDALGLGAAKVDTAYSAMDSAIDVVGDIKAKLVAATENGVDKAKVQEEISQLQQQLLSVAQSASFSGENWVAGANGTKNVVASFVRDGSNAVSVVMTDYVLDNSSTGNVLFGMSGGAVETSTGILGSSNGATGSVYAMDITNFTLGEIQSALTNVESALKSMTSAGAALGSISKRIELQENFVSALSDSIDSGIGRLVDADMEEESSKLSALQTQQQLAVQSLSIANSSSQTILSLFRG, encoded by the coding sequence ATGACGAGCATCAATACCAATAATGCTGCAATGGCAGCCCTCCAGACTCTGCGTGGCGTCAACCAGGGTCTCCAGACGACCCAGGCTCACGTTTCGTCCGGCTACCGCGTCGGCAAAGCTGCCGACAACGCTGCTTACTGGTCGATCGCAACGACCATGCGTTCGGATAACAAGGCTCTTTCGGCTGTTTCCGACGCTCTCGGCCTCGGCGCCGCCAAGGTCGACACCGCTTACTCCGCCATGGACAGCGCCATCGATGTCGTCGGCGATATCAAGGCCAAGCTCGTTGCCGCGACTGAAAACGGCGTCGACAAGGCCAAGGTCCAGGAAGAAATCAGCCAGCTGCAGCAGCAGCTCCTGAGCGTCGCTCAGTCGGCCTCCTTCTCCGGTGAAAACTGGGTTGCCGGCGCTAACGGCACCAAGAACGTCGTTGCCTCCTTCGTCCGCGACGGCTCCAACGCCGTTTCGGTCGTGATGACCGACTACGTTCTCGACAACAGCTCCACTGGCAACGTTCTGTTCGGCATGAGCGGCGGCGCGGTCGAAACCTCCACAGGTATCCTCGGTTCTTCGAACGGCGCGACCGGTTCGGTCTACGCGATGGACATCACCAACTTCACCCTCGGCGAGATCCAGTCCGCTCTGACCAACGTCGAATCGGCTCTGAAGTCCATGACCAGCGCCGGTGCTGCTCTCGGCTCGATCTCCAAGCGTATCGAACTTCAGGAAAACTTCGTGTCGGCTCTGAGCGACTCGATCGACTCCGGTATCGGCCGCCTCGTCGACGCTGACATGGAAGAAGAGTCCTCCAAGCTCAGCGCCCTCCAGACCCAGCAGCAGCTGGCTGTCCAGTCGCTGTCGATCGCGAACTCCTCTTCGCAGACCATCCTGTCGCTCTTCCGCGGCTAA
- a CDS encoding flagellin — protein sequence MTSINTNSSAQAALQTLRSVNQGLNKTQNHVSSGYRVEKASDNAAYWSIATTMRSDNKALSAVSDALGVGAAKVDTAYTAMDSAIDVVGEIKAKLVAATENGVDKAKVQEEIGQLQQQLLSIAQSASFNGENWVAGANGTKSVVSSFVRDGSNAVSITTTDYVLDSGSAGNVLFGMSAGAVETSTGILGTSTGATGSIYSMDITSFTAGQIQSALTNVESALKSMTSAGAALGSLSSRIDSQEDFVSALSDSIDSGIGRLVDADMEEESSRLSALQTQQQLAIQSLSIANSSSQNILSLFR from the coding sequence ATGACAAGCATTAACACGAATTCTTCCGCACAGGCCGCTCTCCAGACGCTGCGCAGCGTCAACCAGGGCCTCAACAAAACGCAGAACCACGTTTCGTCGGGTTATCGCGTTGAAAAGGCTTCCGACAACGCTGCCTACTGGTCGATCGCAACGACCATGCGTTCGGACAACAAGGCACTGTCGGCCGTTTCCGACGCCCTCGGCGTTGGTGCTGCGAAGGTCGATACCGCTTACACCGCCATGGACAGCGCCATCGACGTCGTCGGCGAAATCAAGGCCAAGCTGGTTGCCGCAACTGAAAACGGCGTTGACAAGGCCAAGGTGCAGGAAGAAATCGGTCAGCTGCAGCAGCAGCTCCTGAGCATCGCTCAGTCGGCTTCCTTCAACGGCGAGAACTGGGTTGCCGGCGCTAACGGCACCAAGAGCGTCGTTTCGTCGTTCGTCCGTGACGGCTCCAACGCCGTATCGATCACCACGACCGACTACGTCCTCGACAGCGGCTCCGCCGGCAACGTTCTGTTCGGCATGAGCGCTGGCGCGGTTGAAACCTCCACGGGTATTCTCGGTACCTCGACGGGCGCGACCGGTTCGATCTACTCGATGGACATCACCAGCTTCACGGCCGGCCAGATCCAGTCGGCTCTGACGAACGTCGAATCGGCTCTGAAGTCGATGACCAGCGCCGGTGCTGCTCTCGGCTCGCTCTCCAGCCGCATCGACAGCCAGGAAGACTTCGTCTCGGCTCTCAGCGACTCGATCGACTCCGGTATCGGCCGTCTCGTCGACGCCGACATGGAGGAAGAATCCTCGAGGCTCAGCGCTCTGCAGACCCAGCAGCAGCTGGCGATCCAGTCGCTGTCGATCGCGAACTCCTCTTCGCAGAACATCCTGTCGCTCTTCCGTTAA
- a CDS encoding glycosyl transferase: MNSKVSFSAASKDYQAGRYTKSLATLNQLIDTQQDAKTYALLAKNLVQLGFKADAAKAYGLAGNCEGPNAYEYQKQAAKLHYETGNEDEALLIAMRNLTRAQEDPELAFIITAIYLKRQQRDIIRPFKTVLSESMNPDHMRLAALLLSDDLNDATNQTLARNIFKRFPGNHAFRFLHLVFAREFNDFDEAAKHQAVIDDALAKGNVEILRKDNPFYHLHWCGNEDFNRYATIGTAPLNQERIAFRRNQPHTWSNKIRIGYMSSDFWDRHATMKLLQRILELHDRDRFEVTLFCHTGPEYLKHNVTDRSRWGRIVDIHGFSDQAVLEIVREHNIDIMVDLKGHTSGSRASAFNLPLAPVHVGWLGFPGSTVNIDLDYVIGDHSVLPDLAKPFFHEKFCRLPESYQPNDPMHRPKPRPVTREQLGLPEEAFIFASFNGNRKITPDVVNSWCRILKRAPNSVLWLMANSPRNQANLLKQFQTSGIAPKRIIFCPRAPYEDHISRQQAADLGIDTFPVNGHTTTSEQLWGGLPVLTVKGTNFASRVSESLLRAIDLPELVASDLQAYEDLAVELAQNPGRIAEYKAHLKERRYIAPLFDAERFCHHLEQAYEIMAERAKQGLAPDHMDIPALPPRTTPFAAE, from the coding sequence TTGAACAGCAAAGTTTCGTTCTCTGCGGCATCCAAAGATTACCAGGCAGGCCGCTACACAAAGTCCTTGGCGACGCTCAACCAGCTCATCGATACTCAGCAGGACGCCAAGACCTATGCGCTGCTGGCCAAGAACCTCGTGCAGCTCGGCTTCAAGGCCGATGCCGCGAAAGCCTATGGTCTGGCCGGCAATTGCGAAGGACCAAACGCCTACGAATATCAGAAGCAGGCTGCCAAGCTGCACTACGAAACCGGCAACGAGGACGAAGCGCTGCTGATCGCCATGCGCAACCTCACCAGAGCGCAGGAAGATCCCGAACTCGCCTTCATCATCACCGCGATCTATCTGAAGCGCCAGCAGCGGGATATCATCCGCCCGTTCAAGACGGTTCTGTCGGAAAGCATGAACCCCGATCACATGCGCCTGGCGGCCCTGCTGCTCAGCGACGATCTCAACGACGCAACCAACCAGACGCTTGCCCGCAACATCTTCAAACGCTTCCCGGGCAATCACGCCTTCCGCTTTCTTCACCTCGTTTTTGCCCGGGAATTCAACGATTTCGACGAGGCGGCCAAGCATCAGGCAGTGATCGACGACGCGCTGGCAAAGGGCAATGTCGAGATCCTGCGCAAGGACAACCCGTTCTATCATCTGCACTGGTGCGGCAACGAAGATTTCAACCGGTATGCGACGATCGGCACGGCCCCGCTTAACCAGGAACGCATCGCTTTCCGCCGCAACCAGCCGCACACATGGTCGAACAAGATCCGCATCGGCTACATGTCATCGGACTTCTGGGATCGCCACGCGACGATGAAGCTGCTGCAGCGCATTCTCGAATTGCACGACAGGGACAGGTTCGAGGTGACGCTCTTCTGCCATACAGGTCCCGAATACCTGAAGCATAACGTCACCGACCGCAGCCGCTGGGGCAGGATCGTCGACATTCACGGCTTCTCCGACCAGGCCGTGCTGGAAATCGTACGCGAGCACAATATCGACATCATGGTCGATCTCAAGGGTCATACGTCGGGCAGCCGCGCGTCAGCCTTCAACCTGCCGCTCGCACCTGTTCATGTCGGATGGCTCGGTTTTCCCGGCAGCACCGTCAACATCGATCTCGACTACGTCATCGGCGACCATTCGGTGCTGCCCGACTTGGCCAAGCCATTCTTCCATGAGAAATTCTGCCGGCTTCCGGAGAGCTACCAGCCGAATGATCCGATGCATCGCCCGAAGCCGCGTCCGGTCACCCGCGAGCAGCTCGGCCTGCCGGAAGAGGCCTTCATCTTCGCCTCCTTCAACGGCAACCGCAAGATTACGCCTGATGTGGTCAACAGCTGGTGCCGGATCCTCAAGCGGGCGCCGAACAGTGTGCTCTGGCTGATGGCCAATTCGCCGCGCAACCAGGCAAACCTGCTGAAGCAGTTCCAGACATCAGGCATTGCGCCCAAGCGCATCATCTTCTGCCCGCGCGCGCCCTACGAAGATCACATCAGCCGCCAGCAGGCAGCCGACCTCGGGATCGACACCTTCCCGGTCAACGGCCATACGACCACCTCGGAGCAGCTCTGGGGCGGCCTGCCGGTTTTGACCGTCAAGGGCACCAACTTCGCCTCACGCGTCAGCGAAAGCCTGCTCAGGGCGATCGATCTGCCCGAGCTCGTCGCAAGCGACCTGCAGGCTTATGAGGACCTTGCCGTCGAACTGGCGCAGAACCCGGGACGGATCGCCGAATACAAGGCACACCTCAAGGAGAGGCGCTATATCGCGCCGCTCTTCGACGCCGAACGCTTCTGCCATCATCTCGAGCAGGCCTATGAAATCATGGCAGAGCGCGCCAAGCAGGGCCTCGCACCCGATCACATGGATATTCCGGCGCTGCCGCCGCGCACGACACCGTTCGCAGCCGAGTGA